DNA from Daucus carota subsp. sativus chromosome 1, DH1 v3.0, whole genome shotgun sequence:
cttTGAATAGTTAAAATGAACTTAATCAGCGAAACACTTCCGAGttgaagataaaaataaatgataaagcatACATGTAAATGTGAGTTGACACAactaacgggggtgtattcgattgggattttaatgcattgtttttagtctatggattttaatgaattgtacgggattttgattttgtgcggattcttgatgaaatgtcgcagagttgataggatttaggtacaatgcttcaaaatcccattgaatttgatgggatttcaaaaaacttaaaatacactgaagaatgacacaaaatccatcattttatgaaatgaaaaaaaatccatcagcatttgaataccatcagattttaatggattttaaacaatcccaattgaataccatcggtttttaaagcataatttaaaatcccaattgaataccaccagattttgtagcataatttaaaatcccaattgaatacctcaagattttaatggatttcaaacaatcccaatcgaatatccTCGGATTtgatgaatgcaaaaaaatactttaaaatctcaatccaatacactccTCTAAATTTGCAGTAGAGGCGCGATTGCAGACCGAGTTGGTCAGCCGCGTAACGAAATGATCAAACAATACAAACCGTTGACTCTAAATCCAATCCTTCATGCCTCAACTTGCTTATCGTAGAGTTCATTGTTATGTTTGTTCTGTCTGATTCACGTAAATTTCTCCCACGATATATTCCAGCTAATATTCGGTATATATAAcctcaaataaatatttatatatctagaacatatactttttttaagcCTGCTCTGGATCACGTGTGCTATATTAAAATGTGACCCATCAAATTATCTACATTACCATTTTCTCTGGAATAATAGTTtatttgttactccctccgtcccggtcatttCCATACTGTTTTCTTCTTGGGATGTTCCATCATTTCTATATATTcttaaaatagcaacttttaataatgtaaaacactattacaccaactactttcttccactatattctttttataataatataaacactattacacccaatactttcctccactatcacaaatctataattaaatacaaatgtatcccaccattttacccattttcatctaattttactcagttttcacaatttttcttggtctccgtgtctaCGTCAAATGTATATAACCtattgggacggaaggagtatatcatatatgtagatatatgatatagatatagatattattCATAGGTCAAAAACTACCGGaaactgatttattttaaataactttgaccaaaatatacatacatctaatctaataaaataaaatataaaacctCACTTTCAATTTAAAGGAGCTCATTTGTTGGATGGTTACGTGACTTATGATTTAACGTTACTTGTATGATAAACTGCTAGTTTAAAATGTTTGATTAGCTAATTTTGACTTgagttattaaatatataatgataataataataaaaatgatttatgggcAACTTGAGTATTAcgaataatttttatcaaaaaaatttaaaaaaaaattaagtcgctaaaaatattatctcaaACTAAATTCTGACTATAAGTCAGTTTCTgacttatttaattttaagctggcttttaatttattaaaaaataaatattttttaatttaaaattaaaaacagttTAAAGCCAGGACAAACGTTCTAAGCTCTCACGATTTGACGACTTCTGCTCAGCAATTAATATGATACGAAATGGTCGTGAGAATGCAATTACACGATATCCAACTTCATACTTCAAtaaagaaattaattttttcagtCTTTACCACGAAAGCGAGTCGTCATTCATCAACGCTCGAGACTCTATAAATAGTTAGCTTCGTATCAATCATTTCATATCAAAAGCATATTCATCTCTAACATACAGATATGGCAACTTCTTCAATACTTTGTTCTTTTATTCTTCTTATTCTTTTCTCATCCTTTTCTTTGCAAACTTCTGCTGATAGCACTCAACGTTTCATTCAATGTTTAACCAAATATGCCAAGAACTCAGAATCTATTagtcaagttgttttcaccccAGCCAATGCCTCATACAATCCTATTTTGCAGCTCAACTTGCAAAACCTTCGATTCAATACTTCCGGAACCCGTAAACCTCTAGCCATTGTTACACCAATTGAGGAAACTCAAATCCAAACGGTGATTTACTGCGCTAGAAAAAATAGCATGAACGTTCGGACTCGTGGTGGAGGCCACGATTTCGAAGGTGTTTCGTATACAGCTGAAGTGCCGTTTGTGTTACTtgatatgattaattttaacaGAGTTAACATAGACTTGAAAACGAGCACTGCATGGGTTCAGTCTGGTATTAGCCTTGGGGAATTTTACTATAGAATTTCGCAAAAAAGTGATGTTCTTGCGTTCCCCGCGGGGTTATTGTCAAGTGTTGGACTTACTGGCCTTCTTGGGGGTGGAGGATACGGTATGCTGAAGCGAAAATATGCTCTGTCTGCTGATAATACATTGGATGCACGTATTGTGGATTACAATGGGAAAATTCTTGACAGGAAATCCATGGGAGAAGATTTGTTTTGGGCCATTAGAGGTGGTGATCCTGCTAGTTTCTGTGTTGTTCTCGAGTTGAAATTACAGTTGGTTCCTGTCCCGAAATCAGTGACCTATTTCGCGGTCCAAAGAACTCTGGAACAAAATGGATCAGCGCTATTTCAAAAATGGCAAGCCACAGCTGCCAATGTGTTTCCAAGAGATTTGGATGTTAGAGTTGTAGTTGATACTATTACAAGCAACTCAAGTCCCCGCCAAGATAAGAAAACCGTCAGATTCGTCTTCCAATGCTTGTATCTTGGTAAAATCGACACCTTACTTCCAATCATGCAAAAATATTTCCCGGAGTTAGGCTTGGTGAGAGACGATTGTACCGAAACCAGTTGGATCAAAACGGCTCCAATGTTTTCAGGCTTTCCCGTAGGGACTGATCCAACAATTTTACTCAACAAAACAGCCATTCCAAGAAATAGTGTCAAGATAAAGTCGAGTTTCACAACACAACCAATTTCGTTGGAAGGACTTAATGGGATATGGGACTTGTGGCTCAAGCAACCAGTACAAACCACGCTCATTCAGTATACGCCATTCGGTGGGATAATGAACGAGTTTGCAGAGTCTGCACTTCCATTTCCCCATCGTCCTGGTGTCTTGTACATGATAAACATGGCCGTGACTCTGGCTCAAAATGAGGAAGCAACTCTACAGTGGattaatgatttatttaaatACTATGCTCCATACGTGACCAAGAACCCTAGAACTTCATACGTGAATTACAGGGATGCTGATCTCGGGATAGGAAGCAGGACATTTCAACAGGCAAGCATATGGGGGAAGAAGTATTACAAGAATAATTTTGATAGGTTAGTGAAGATTAAGTCTGTAGTTGACCCTCTCAATTTCTTCAACCACAAGCAGAGCATTCCTCTCCTCATGTGATAGAAACAAACTAATATCCGTGGTCATTAATTTCTTGAGAAAGTGTCATGCCAGTCGTGGTCATTAATTTCTTGAGAAAGTGTCATGCCAGTTTTTTGGTTGTGTAAATGTTTGTTCAAAGtgaaataaatcatattttttactATGATTGTGAAGCAAGGGTGTGTATTTAGTAACaacattttgataaattaagaattatatatctatattaatttaataatttggcTTTGTCTTACATTTTTTCAAAGTTTACTTTGAGACTTGAGTGCTTCTTTTCGAAAGATAAGTAAAAGCACTGAAAAGTCATAACATcatttgtaataatattttatattaaatatccaATTAATAAAAGATATCCAATTAGAGTTTCCATCATCAAATTTACTAGCATTACacattatatgttatattaactagtttttgttaaaatatttcAGAACTAAAaagtaataaatataaatcaaagaTAACATTTTAAACCTGAAAGAGGTCAGAAATCACAAGATTCCTAAATTGATGCCACGCACGTCCATgctttttaaaacttatttctcCAAATAATGAGAATCAAATCCGGAGAAAAATAATGAGAATCAAACTTATTTCTCTaaaggtttgtctagtgtgtgcccatgggcacatgctaagcgcggaatttgataagtttgggaggttttgattggtgtggttttTGTATTTGCAGGGAATCCACcattattaatatatgagagctgatcaaaatcttccaaacttataaaattccgCACTTAGCATATGCACATGAGCACACACCAGATAACCGTTCTCTAAATTGATTCCTAAATGCTCATAAAAGTTACAAAAATGTTGACGTTCTAGCTAGGCTTTAATGACCCCAACTAAAAGTGGGGTTGCAATGAAGGAGCTGGTGTGAGCCGATCTTAAAGTCCTCTTCAATTACCAGATACATGGTCTATGAACAGCATTCTAAAGATTAAACACTTTTACAGTTTTACTCCTAATTATTATCAAGTCGTCGTCTGAGCTGGCATATTGAAATGGTCTTTGGGGAGACGGGTTTATAGTCTCGGTCCTATAATCTCTGGCGGAGACAATTGTccaaacttttaaaattttatattttgtgacaaAGCAATTGTATATGCTCCTATTTTTGTAGAGTAACAATCAAACACACGTATATGCAAATTTATATGCTCCTTTGATCTCCATCTTTCTGACAAAACCCTGGTTAATCGACTCTATCTGGCCCAAAAAGGTAACCGATTGTGATCTATATGACTATATATAGCTTGCTGCCAActtgattttcaattttaaccTATTAAAATCTTGTTTGTTGTTTGTGTTGGAATAAAATATGATCTTGACAAGCCATTTTTCTAATAACTCGAGGCTTCGGAACTTGAAACTTCGACAAATATGATCATTTAAgatgtttaaatatattttggttcCATTTTTGTACTGAAATTCAACCGAAttcaacatttatattttaagcagcaatgaaatttaatttatctGTTTTCATGCATGTTCATAAGGACAACCACAGGTCCACAGCATTTGAATCATGAGATCTAGCTAAACCCAATAAACCAAACTGGATATATATTCATGCAGGTCCAAAAAACACACACGATGTTTGGATCATGGGCCCTGAACCGCCCATAAACTAAACAACTAAACTGGGTATAAGATCTTACTGTTGATTTTCGTCTCAAATCAAAGAACAAACTTAATATTTTTGTGTTCATTTATTGTGTTTGTGCAGAAAATTGCTGGGTCCAACTACACTTCTACTTTTCGAAAAGACAACAGCAGTACACTCTTAAAGTATCAATATCACCATGCCCATTTAAAACTTCATCCACTACAACTGCATTAAAGCCAAGCCACAACATTGGCTCACCAATTCTCCCCCCTCTCATTCAATCAAGCCAACTACTTAAATACTTGTTCACTTTTACCCCTTTCACTATTCATACAAGCCACATTACATTTCTCACTACTCTTTCAAGCTCTTTCTTCTTTGTAACCATGGCCTCTAATAGCACTccaacatatatatactttctcCTCATCTCCTCTCTTGccctccctctcatttcttcacCTATCAAAACCCTAGTCCTCCCCATTGCAAAACACTCCTCAACTTCACAATACCTAACAACTCTTTACCAAAGAACTCCTTTAGTACCCATCAACCTTGTCATCAATCTTGGAGGACCCTTTCTGTGGGTCAGTTGTGACAACTCAAGATACAATTCCTCGTCGTATCGATCCGCTCAATGCAAATCCCCCCTATGTTCACTCACACACAAGTTTCTCAACATCCAACCACAATGTAGCAACAACACTTGCATGATCACAGCTGAAAATGTCATCACAAGCAAAATCTCATCCGGGAGTCTGAGCATCGACGTCTTAAGCCTCCGCGCCACCAATGGCCTTAACCCCACAAATTTAACATCAATTCCTAGGTTCGTCTTCTGGTGTGCACCGGAGTTTCTATTACAAGGTCTTCCTAGTGGATCCACAGGAATACTCGGCCTTGGCCACAGCCAATTATCCTTACCAACACAGCTCGCAAATCAGTACAATTTTACCGAAAAATTCGCCATTTGCTTATCTCCATCAACTAACTCTAACGGTGTTATATTCATAGGAGAGGAGCCTTATGTATTCTTCCCCGGCATTGACATTTCCAAAATACTTATCTACACTCCTCTGGCTATAACATCAAAAAATGCCCGTGAATTTTCAGATCCCCACGAATATTGGATTAATGTTCGATACATAAGAATAAACGGGAGACACGTCCCCTTAAACTCATCTTacacaaaaattaaaacgaagTTTAGTACCATTAATCCCTACACTATCTTAGAAACTTCTGTATACAATTCGGTAACAAACTATTTTATCCGCGAGGCTATTGCTGCAAATAATACATTAGTGGACGAGGTCGCGCCGTTTCGAGTTTGTTTCAGCACGGCAGAGGAGACGGGAAGTTTAACAAGACCAGGGATGCCATTTGTGGATCTGATGTTGCAGAGTGAAATTGTGTTTTGGAGGATTTTCGAGCCAAATTTAATGGTGCCGGTGAACAACAATACTGCATGCTTAGGGTTTTTGGATGGTGGGATTAACCAAAAGTATGGGATCATTGTTGGGGGTTATCAGCTGGAAGATAATTTTGTAGAATTTGATATGGTGAAATCGAGGTTAGGATTTACTTCTTCATTGTTGCTGAGGGAGACTAGTTGTGACAGTTTTAACTTCACGAATAATAGTGGTTGATAGTAGTTAATTAAGCAGATACTACTATTCGAGCTGTAATAAAACGTTTTTAACTGATAGTTGACAGATGTATCAAAGGTTCGGTCACgcattttaaagtttatcaatcatataattacattatttatttttaaaattttgtttttgtcaataaaaatttatatatgaaatttccGTTTACAAGAgaaatattaagaaaataaatttcggaaccacacagtcaatgcaccttaacttacatgcccaaagtcaactaactcatctaatttgggatggagggaatattagtaatataattttagcGGCCTAATTAATTGCCTAGTTTTTCAGTACTCTATTAtgaaaaaaacacatatataccagtaaaaaaattatataaatattattgctTTGGAGatcacataatttattaaaaattataagtatATTATTTCACAAAACATATTCTACGAAAATCATTAGAAAACTTATTTAAGCCTCTGACACGAATCATGTAAAACCAAAATTAGACATGAATTGAATTAGATCCATCCAAACACAtgctaaaatttattataacaaaaaatagaTCATAGTACAAAAAAATCGATCCGAAACCAATCCAATTATCCGAATTTTTCATTATAGTTAGGTCCTCCCTTAAAGATTTTAGTTTGTAGACAAAAGAAAGTAAGGTCATAAAAGCAGACTGATATTACATGTTTTCATTCTTCGATCACTGCAGGTAAGTTTGAATCACATTTTTAGTCTTTTTGTGTGgtcaatatatattttctaatttttgagtTGACAATGTTTTACCGAACATCTTAACGGTGAATTGTGCACTGCAGACCATCGAATCGAAGTATGGTAGTACGGAGTTATTTACTACTTCACATCATATAGTCTGTATCTGAAATTAGCTGAGGACTCTTATTTATATCCACAAATTGAGGGAGGTTTACATGTACCTAATGAATTAACGAACGGTCACGGCTACGTCTGGTATGCTTTGCAAACAAAAATTTGTACCAAATTAAGTAAAGTTTCGTGTTatgaactttttattttttttcccgcCTTTATAAAAACATTGTAAAATCACTTAACTCTTGACTTCTTTGTTGCAAGAACATGATGCTTAAGGCTTACAATCTAGATCAACCAATGGCTAGCTATATATCGGGGGAGAACATGAGTTGGCTCATctcagttttaaaaaaattaaaaccggAGTCATATGTATAttcggtttttaaaaaattgactaGAATCGAATTAATGATTCCGTTTAGATCGCAAACAATTCCACGTACGATCAAGCCGCTTAGAAAGATGTAGTACTACACTTTAGGCATAATAGATGCAGGTCGAGGTCCCTAACATAAGTTTGTCGGGAACCTGTTATttagtttataaatttttgaatatccgGCAGTCAGGAttgtaacaaaattttaatacatactCGTACAACAGTTTTTAAGCGTTCAACGTATATTATAATCCTAACCACTGGATAgggcattcggtcggttcggtccggttcacTGGGTACTGGATATTGATCCAACCGCCAAGAACCCGTAGGCTTCGTAATTAGTCCTAACATACGGAAGCCAGGGACCTCGACCATAGATGTAGTCAGACTTTGTAATCaattttgaactcatatttgTAAAATTCTCACTTCAGCAAAACATCAATTGATTCAAATATGATTCCTTTTCAAATGTGGTTCCttaattttatactccctccgtcccctccaattcttatcgTTTGAAATTGACtgttcggcacgcattttaaaactcatataaaatatagttatataacttatattttataattttttttttctgtataaaaatttaaacattagatttttattcagaaaaagaaaattttaaaaataatgtatggagctatattttatataagccttaaaatgcgtgccgaaccCTCCATTCTAAACGATAAGAATTGGaggtaggggtgtacacgggttGGTGAAACCGaccaacccgatccaaaccgatcatatttcggCCGATCCAATCCGAAATTTTTTAACCCGATTAATAATTGGATTGAAATAGTattaacccgatttaattgggttggacatgggtttcgggttttataaaccgatccaacccaacccgattgaAAAATATGAGAACATATTGAATTTATCCATCTCATCACATATTAGCCTAATCCAATTAGTTTTATTGTATTTGTGT
Protein-coding regions in this window:
- the LOC108194301 gene encoding berberine bridge enzyme-like 24, with protein sequence MATSSILCSFILLILFSSFSLQTSADSTQRFIQCLTKYAKNSESISQVVFTPANASYNPILQLNLQNLRFNTSGTRKPLAIVTPIEETQIQTVIYCARKNSMNVRTRGGGHDFEGVSYTAEVPFVLLDMINFNRVNIDLKTSTAWVQSGISLGEFYYRISQKSDVLAFPAGLLSSVGLTGLLGGGGYGMLKRKYALSADNTLDARIVDYNGKILDRKSMGEDLFWAIRGGDPASFCVVLELKLQLVPVPKSVTYFAVQRTLEQNGSALFQKWQATAANVFPRDLDVRVVVDTITSNSSPRQDKKTVRFVFQCLYLGKIDTLLPIMQKYFPELGLVRDDCTETSWIKTAPMFSGFPVGTDPTILLNKTAIPRNSVKIKSSFTTQPISLEGLNGIWDLWLKQPVQTTLIQYTPFGGIMNEFAESALPFPHRPGVLYMINMAVTLAQNEEATLQWINDLFKYYAPYVTKNPRTSYVNYRDADLGIGSRTFQQASIWGKKYYKNNFDRLVKIKSVVDPLNFFNHKQSIPLLM
- the LOC108197853 gene encoding probable aspartic proteinase GIP2 — protein: MASNSTPTYIYFLLISSLALPLISSPIKTLVLPIAKHSSTSQYLTTLYQRTPLVPINLVINLGGPFLWVSCDNSRYNSSSYRSAQCKSPLCSLTHKFLNIQPQCSNNTCMITAENVITSKISSGSLSIDVLSLRATNGLNPTNLTSIPRFVFWCAPEFLLQGLPSGSTGILGLGHSQLSLPTQLANQYNFTEKFAICLSPSTNSNGVIFIGEEPYVFFPGIDISKILIYTPLAITSKNAREFSDPHEYWINVRYIRINGRHVPLNSSYTKIKTKFSTINPYTILETSVYNSVTNYFIREAIAANNTLVDEVAPFRVCFSTAEETGSLTRPGMPFVDLMLQSEIVFWRIFEPNLMVPVNNNTACLGFLDGGINQKYGIIVGGYQLEDNFVEFDMVKSRLGFTSSLLLRETSCDSFNFTNNSG